A single window of Salvia splendens isolate huo1 chromosome 8, SspV2, whole genome shotgun sequence DNA harbors:
- the LOC121743664 gene encoding protein ENDOSPERM DEFECTIVE 1-like, with protein sequence MGDQAAPAPLPPHRRPKVREVSSRFMSPLVQSNSTPAPTPHPSDFPRPKTLHRRHPSKTDENFNPEPNRIIALDKPSPAISTIHRKQHHQRINSKDHHHSVSSRPDTPIATATDRIVPSRFRQSVSRSNSLSGSSDGCSAVTAAARLLQEATSDVEKKLSRISTTSSVDDSDSCTTTTSNQGSSSCPTSPLCVAPVTKLRSATDVRSSMPDVDKWLSDRNFGNSGKDCARSLNFSSFSRITGGGGVSRPPHPSPCVRSGMDSRKGSKASNHQAEVHSLKMMTNHYLQWRFANAKAEASVQTQKHETERKFFALGGKISDLRHIVKKKRIELAVLRGLNTLNTVFESQMPYLEEWSSLEEDYSNSLSGAANALLSSSVRLPVSGDVRADVGELEEALTSASKVVESIGSHIQRFIHKAEGMDILVSDVARMVGGEKALTEECGFLLSKIYSSQVNECSLRGALMQLNYCNNRQPFKCQELVSS encoded by the exons ATGGGCGACCAAGCCGCACCAGCTCCGCTGCCGCCCCACCGCCGCCCAAAAGTGAGGGAAGTGAGCTCCCGCTTCATGTCCCCTTTAGTCCAATCCAATTCAACCCCAGCCCCCACTCCCCACCCTTCCGATTTTCCGCGCCCCAAAACCCTACACCGCCGCCATCCCTCCAAAACCGACGAGAATTTCAACCCGGAGCCCAACCGCATCATCGCCTTAGACAAACCCTCACCGGCTATCTCAACCATTCACAGAAAACAGCACCACCAACGAATCAATTCAAAGGATCACCACCACTCGGTTTCCTCTAGACCGGACACGCCAATCGCCACCGCTACGGATAGAATTGTTCCGTCCAGATTCAGGCAAAGCGTCTCCCGCTCAAACTCGCTCAGCGGCAGCAGCGACGGATGCTCCGCCGTTACCGCCGCGGCGAGGCTTCTGCAGGAAGCCACATCCGATGTAGAGAAGAAGCTTTCCAGGATTTCGACAACATCCAGCGTCGACGATTCCGATTCCTGCACCACCACCACTTCGAATCAGGGGAGTTCCTCGTGCCCTACCTCGCCACTCTGCGTCGCGCCGGTAACCAAGCTCCGGAGCGCAACAGACGTGCGATCTTCCATGCCAGACGTGGATAAATGGCTCTCCGATAGGAATTTCGGAAATTCCGGCAAGGATTGTGCTCGATCGCTCAATTTTTCGTCATTCTCAAGGATCACCGGCGGTGGAGGCGTTTCACGGCCTCCGCATCCTTCGCCGTGTGTGAGGTCAGGGATGGATTCGAGGAAAGGGAGTAAGGCGTCCAATCATCAAGCTGAAGTGCATTCTCTCAAAATGATGACTAACCACTATCTTCAGTGGCGATTTGCGAATGCAAAGGCAGAGGCTTCCGTTCAAACTCAGAAGCATGAAACTGAG AGGAAATTCTTTGCACTTGGAGGCAAGATATCTGACTTAAGACATATTGTGAAGAAGAAACGCATTGAACTTGCAGTGCTGCGAGGATTGAACACTTTGAATACAGTATTTGAATCTCAA ATGCCATACCTGGAGGAGTGGTCTAGTCTGGAAGAGGATTACTCGAATTCTCTGTCAGGCGCAGCAAATGCGTTACTGAGTTCCTCAGTTAGACTTCCTGTCAGTGGTGATGTGAGG GCCGACGTCGGGGAGCTAGAGGAAGCTCTAACCTCAGCATCGAAGGTGGTTGAGTCCATTGGTTCTCATATTCAGAGATTTATCCACAAG GCTGAAGGAATGGATATTTTGGTATCTGATGTAGCTAGGATGGTAGGGGGAGAGAAAGCTCTAACAGAGGAGTGTGGATTTCTGCTCTCCAAGATTTACTCTTCACAG GTGAATGAGTGCAGCCTGAGGGGAGCTCTAATGCAGTTGAATTACTGCAACAATCGCCAACCCTTCAAGTGTCAAGAATTAGTTTCTTCATAA